In Halococcus saccharolyticus DSM 5350, the following are encoded in one genomic region:
- a CDS encoding outer membrane protein assembly factor BamB family protein has translation MSSPDATTDTTTIPLGDIEPARSRHAGRRSAVALTDELIVVGTAAGDVGAYERSSLDERWTAEGTNDETSVVAATPFAGGVAVGERGPAGEIRLHDAATGRTRWRYVTADDVGEPQKRSRFFLPFVVDVETSGDRLYVAARRYERDGDDRSFRSVVYAFGTDGDVAWTYETDASPIGLDVDGTERSDGRRAAGDEPNGRVAVAYNRCPGDHQHGVVVLDAETGTVQWQWDPGTAGQRRVGDVSLLETGVAVASHGDYRGYRLGAGGAERWVVDLATPTKVDGETLYAYPNHVHATAEGCVFVTGNTYPEEGRETASLHPGEHTAFGYSPDGECAWSASVGGFAGEIAASGDRVAVPCAQQFRTRDPATHGLHVFDVQEGRRVEHDAEGIVTTVAVDERSLAAIEEPVVYHDEGQRRGAYRLHAGGL, from the coding sequence ATGAGTAGCCCGGACGCGACGACCGACACTACGACGATTCCCCTCGGTGACATCGAGCCGGCACGGTCGCGCCACGCGGGCCGACGCTCTGCCGTGGCGCTGACGGACGAACTGATCGTCGTCGGCACGGCGGCAGGCGATGTCGGCGCGTACGAGCGATCATCCCTCGACGAGCGCTGGACCGCCGAGGGAACGAACGACGAAACGAGCGTCGTCGCGGCGACACCGTTTGCCGGTGGCGTTGCCGTCGGTGAGCGCGGTCCCGCTGGTGAGATACGGCTCCACGACGCCGCAACCGGCAGGACGCGCTGGCGATACGTCACGGCGGACGACGTCGGCGAACCCCAGAAGCGAAGCCGCTTTTTCCTGCCGTTCGTCGTCGATGTCGAGACCAGTGGCGATCGGCTGTACGTCGCGGCGCGGCGCTACGAGCGCGACGGCGACGACCGCTCGTTCCGGAGCGTGGTCTACGCCTTCGGGACGGACGGCGACGTCGCGTGGACCTACGAGACCGACGCATCGCCGATCGGTCTCGACGTGGACGGAACCGAACGGAGCGACGGTCGACGAGCGGCAGGTGACGAGCCGAACGGCCGCGTCGCCGTGGCGTACAACCGCTGTCCAGGCGACCACCAACATGGCGTGGTCGTTCTCGATGCCGAGACTGGCACAGTGCAATGGCAATGGGACCCCGGAACCGCCGGCCAGCGTCGGGTCGGCGATGTATCGTTGCTCGAAACGGGCGTCGCGGTCGCCAGCCACGGCGACTACCGCGGCTACCGGCTCGGTGCGGGCGGCGCGGAGCGGTGGGTTGTCGATCTCGCCACACCGACGAAAGTCGACGGCGAGACGCTCTACGCCTACCCGAACCACGTCCACGCGACCGCCGAAGGCTGCGTCTTCGTCACCGGGAACACCTACCCCGAGGAAGGCCGGGAGACCGCGTCGCTCCATCCCGGCGAACACACCGCGTTCGGCTACTCACCCGATGGCGAATGCGCGTGGTCGGCGTCGGTCGGCGGGTTCGCTGGTGAGATCGCGGCGTCCGGCGATCGTGTCGCAGTGCCCTGCGCACAGCAGTTCAGAACCCGTGATCCGGCAACGCATGGTCTCCACGTCTTCGACGTGCAGGAGGGTCGCCGTGTCGAACACGACGCCGAGGGAATCGTCACCACGGTCGCGGTCGACGAACGATCGCTCGCGGCGATCGAAGAGCCGGTCGTCTACCACGACGAGGGCCAGCGCCGCGGTGCGTACCGACTCCACGCTGGCGGGCTGTAA
- a CDS encoding (2Fe-2S) ferredoxin domain-containing protein, producing MNRRTADVLDNGFTDHVLVCTNDRTSEYACCADADGPAVLTAVKEWLRERDVFWSRVHVAETGCLGLCSAEGTAVAIHPRNQWYSDVTPDDVPELLTTEFGEEATRLGTKDAMAGENRSVGD from the coding sequence ATGAACCGACGCACTGCGGACGTACTCGACAACGGGTTCACCGATCACGTGCTGGTCTGTACGAACGACCGAACGTCGGAGTACGCCTGCTGTGCGGACGCGGACGGACCGGCGGTCCTCACGGCGGTCAAAGAGTGGCTCCGCGAGCGCGATGTCTTCTGGTCGCGCGTTCACGTTGCCGAGACGGGCTGTCTCGGACTCTGTAGTGCCGAGGGCACGGCAGTGGCGATCCACCCGCGAAACCAGTGGTACTCCGACGTCACGCCCGACGACGTTCCGGAACTCCTCACGACCGAGTTCGGGGAGGAGGCGACACGGCTGGGCACGAAGGACGCGATGGCCGGTGAGAATCGTTCGGTCGGCGACTGA
- a CDS encoding DUF3209 family protein: protein MACHELEALRLGLMNVLGTEDRTARDHAEQELEGHLDGPIEGLANASTLSEIERHLDAALVDLEEQIAATDADDPEYDYLRGRLVAVRDAERAVHRLTDQGESVLDGLGDAHDLLHEAFPADE, encoded by the coding sequence ATGGCTTGCCACGAACTCGAAGCACTCCGACTCGGACTGATGAACGTCCTCGGGACCGAGGACCGAACCGCACGCGACCACGCCGAACAGGAACTGGAGGGGCATCTCGACGGTCCCATCGAGGGGCTGGCGAACGCCAGCACCCTCTCCGAGATCGAACGACATCTCGACGCCGCGCTCGTCGATCTCGAAGAGCAAATCGCCGCCACCGACGCCGATGACCCCGAGTACGACTATCTCCGTGGGCGACTCGTCGCCGTCCGTGACGCCGAGCGCGCCGTGCACCGACTGACCGACCAGGGCGAGAGCGTCCTCGATGGACTCGGCGACGCACACGACCTTCTCCACGAGGCGTTCCCGGCGGATGAGTAG